The Enterococcus rotai genome includes a window with the following:
- a CDS encoding rhodanese-like domain-containing protein translates to MYKSIMIDEFEQLEKRNDLAIVDVREDDEYVSGHIKGAKSMPLSKLQERAESLDKAQPYYIICQAGGRSQMASEYFASLGYDVTNVMGGMSAWRGEVIDGV, encoded by the coding sequence ATGTATAAATCAATCATGATCGATGAATTTGAACAACTAGAAAAAAGAAATGACTTAGCAATCGTAGATGTGCGTGAAGACGATGAATATGTTTCAGGACATATCAAAGGGGCAAAAAGTATGCCGTTAAGTAAGCTGCAAGAAAGGGCTGAATCCTTAGATAAAGCACAACCTTACTATATTATCTGTCAAGCTGGTGGACGTTCACAAATGGCTAGTGAATATTTTGCTTCATTAGGGTATGATGTAACGAATGTAATGGGCGGCATGTCTGCGTGGAGAGGGGAAGTTATTGATGGCGTGTGA
- a CDS encoding tyrosine-type recombinase/integrase, with translation MPKRGENIYKRKDGRWEGRYKKGRTPNGNIIYGYVYGHKYNDVKKKMTVQQSNYPFLDDTLDVYSGTLQAWMTYWLDILLKENIKLSTYSIYKKRMTSYIFPHFKNQKMKDIKSSDISYFVTKLKQSDLSSSTIKSIMSILHSSLSRAVDDNHLLRNPTGNVSIPSFKKKNIESLSRDEQRKLEVIVLKKKECSAEIIALYTGMRIGEISGLQWQDIDFKKNIIHVRRTVSRIAVDDKQQKTRIHIDKPKTKSSERNIPLSKNLKKYLSEKQSNATSEYVICCRNSFTEPRIITYRFKKHLAQAQIDETTFHSLRHTFATRCVEKGVDITSLSKILGHTSTKMTLDVYTNSSWENQEIALDQLDQQLKV, from the coding sequence ATGCCGAAAAGAGGAGAAAACATTTATAAAAGAAAAGATGGCCGCTGGGAAGGAAGATATAAAAAAGGAAGAACCCCAAATGGCAATATTATTTATGGTTATGTTTATGGACATAAATACAATGATGTAAAGAAAAAGATGACTGTTCAACAATCAAATTACCCTTTTTTAGATGATACATTAGACGTGTATTCTGGAACCTTACAAGCTTGGATGACCTATTGGCTAGATATATTATTGAAAGAAAATATAAAATTATCTACTTACTCTATCTATAAGAAGAGAATGACAAGCTACATATTTCCACATTTCAAAAACCAAAAGATGAAAGATATCAAATCAAGCGACATCAGTTACTTTGTTACCAAGTTGAAGCAGTCAGATTTATCTTCAAGTACTATCAAAAGTATTATGTCTATTTTACATAGTTCACTTAGCCGCGCAGTGGACGACAATCATCTACTAAGAAACCCAACAGGAAATGTTAGTATACCAAGTTTTAAGAAAAAGAACATTGAAAGTTTAAGTAGAGATGAGCAAAGAAAATTAGAAGTCATAGTTTTAAAGAAAAAAGAATGTTCTGCTGAAATCATTGCATTATATACAGGTATGAGAATTGGTGAAATCAGTGGTCTTCAATGGCAAGATATCGACTTTAAAAAAAATATTATTCATGTAAGACGAACCGTTTCAAGAATAGCCGTTGATGACAAACAGCAAAAAACGAGAATTCATATTGACAAACCTAAGACGAAAAGTAGTGAACGTAATATTCCTCTATCAAAAAACTTAAAAAAATATTTATCCGAAAAGCAATCGAATGCTACAAGTGAGTACGTAATTTGTTGTCGCAACAGTTTCACAGAGCCTAGAATTATCACATACCGCTTTAAAAAGCATCTTGCACAGGCGCAAATAGATGAAACGACCTTTCACTCTTTGAGACATACTTTTGCGACTAGATGTGTCGAAAAAGGTGTCGATATTACATCTTTAAGTAAGATATTAGGACACACTTCTACAAAAATGACATTAGATGTTTACACAAATTCATCATGGGAAAATCAAGAAATCGCACTGGATCAATTAGATCAACAGTTAAAAGTGTAA
- a CDS encoding FAD-dependent oxidoreductase, which produces MRVVIIGGVAGGMSAATRLRRLSEEIEIIVLEKGPYVSFANCGLPYYVSGEISERSELILQTPEQLKKRFNINVYPETEAININRKNKTVLSNSKGKEEVISYDKLILSPGAQPVIPTIKGLDEATNVYTLRNVPDVDKIVATVKNEQPKRAVVIGAGFIGLEMAENLQHLGIDVTIVEAAPQILPPLDEEMAAFVEKELKEKGITVFTGAGATEFKESGNVIELSSGESISSDFTILSIGVKPSSDLAVAADLKTGLRGGIVVDETYQTNDPDIYAVGDAIVVKQQITKEDALISLASPANRQGRQVADVIVGVTRKNKGSISTAIVRVFDLAAASTGLSERQLRSSNLEYKAVHTTSKSHAGYFPGSHPIVMKLLFHPMSGKIYGAQAIGQDGVDKRIDIIATAIKADMTVMDLPELEFTYAPPFGSAKDPVNMIGYAAANIVEGFSENIQYYELKETIENGAILLDVRNPGELKNNGSLPHAENIPLDELRDRLSELPGNKEIIVSCQSGQRSYLAERILKNNGFDVKNLDGAFQIYSTIYPQEVIK; this is translated from the coding sequence ATGCGAGTCGTGATTATTGGTGGTGTTGCAGGGGGAATGTCAGCTGCGACTAGATTAAGAAGATTATCAGAAGAAATCGAAATCATTGTGTTAGAAAAAGGACCGTATGTTTCTTTTGCAAATTGCGGCTTACCGTATTATGTATCGGGAGAAATCAGTGAACGGTCTGAATTGATTTTGCAAACGCCAGAACAATTGAAAAAAAGGTTCAATATCAATGTTTATCCAGAAACAGAAGCAATCAACATCAATCGAAAGAATAAAACGGTTTTATCTAATTCAAAAGGCAAAGAAGAAGTAATCAGTTATGATAAATTGATCCTTTCACCAGGAGCACAACCAGTGATACCAACGATTAAAGGGTTAGATGAAGCGACAAATGTTTATACCTTACGAAATGTTCCAGATGTCGATAAGATCGTGGCGACAGTCAAAAACGAACAACCTAAACGTGCTGTTGTGATTGGTGCAGGATTCATTGGCTTGGAAATGGCGGAAAATTTACAACATTTAGGAATCGATGTTACAATTGTGGAAGCTGCACCGCAAATTTTACCACCATTAGATGAAGAAATGGCAGCCTTTGTTGAAAAAGAATTAAAAGAAAAAGGAATTACAGTCTTTACAGGTGCTGGAGCAACGGAGTTTAAAGAGTCAGGTAACGTCATCGAATTAAGTTCAGGAGAATCAATCTCAAGTGATTTTACGATCTTATCGATAGGGGTTAAACCATCCAGTGATTTGGCTGTTGCAGCTGATTTAAAAACAGGCTTGCGTGGTGGAATCGTTGTTGATGAAACTTACCAAACCAATGATCCGGATATTTACGCTGTTGGCGATGCTATCGTTGTCAAACAACAAATCACAAAAGAAGATGCATTGATTTCACTGGCATCTCCTGCAAACCGTCAAGGTCGACAAGTGGCTGATGTGATCGTAGGAGTTACTCGTAAAAACAAAGGAAGTATTAGCACTGCAATTGTTCGAGTATTTGATCTTGCAGCAGCTAGTACAGGTTTGAGTGAGCGCCAATTACGTAGTAGTAATTTAGAATATAAAGCTGTTCACACAACGTCAAAAAGCCATGCAGGGTATTTTCCTGGTAGTCATCCCATCGTGATGAAGCTTCTATTTCATCCTATGTCAGGAAAAATTTATGGAGCTCAAGCAATTGGTCAAGATGGCGTGGATAAACGAATCGATATCATTGCGACAGCCATCAAAGCAGACATGACCGTTATGGATCTACCGGAGTTAGAATTTACTTATGCACCGCCGTTTGGTTCAGCAAAAGATCCTGTTAATATGATCGGTTATGCCGCAGCGAATATTGTGGAAGGTTTCTCTGAAAATATCCAATATTACGAATTAAAAGAAACAATAGAAAATGGCGCCATTTTACTGGATGTGAGAAATCCAGGAGAATTAAAAAACAATGGTTCATTACCGCATGCTGAAAATATTCCATTAGACGAATTAAGGGATCGTTTATCGGAACTTCCCGGTAATAAAGAAATCATCGTTAGCTGCCAAAGTGGACAACGTAGTTATTTAGCTGAACGTATCTTGAAAAACAATGGTTTTGATGTTAAAAATTTAGATGGGGCTTTTCAAATATATAGTACAATTTACCCTCAGGAGGTTATTAAGTAA
- a CDS encoding helix-turn-helix domain-containing protein, with the protein MKEILSTKSKRQLELMELLIDNEWVSFNIASIQLSAPVKTIKSDSMELNTIFAPTSIETSKKYGIRLTVDPTFSKAMIYQKFLVNSIEFQLIEKIFLHNFSTINDLADDLYTSISTIKRLVSRINQTLQLSGFVINLKKMQLVGDAHSICNFMEYYFCEKYSVSERLLTPIQLNVLDKIIMHISNQVSTYQSINDIGFSSLNQIRFSVFTAINLLNNNDENVISIDKNYTVPFGDKSTIYYEFYRQFGFALSSSNIDKLFSLYYNENFVASYDTLKKLITKNRHHYLKYEKIIILIQNLEKRIDSQCFSFEKVVLDLYNIEFQVTGRTHILYDRNKEFYNNLKITYGNFPVEITDFLKAIFYNSPNKDCLIYEAIFILFSKYPEFLLCLEQATPTMKACLLLNTGSSYMTMISKQIAYYLKGRFSCTPLNITSLDELEKSINTYDCVITNIPDIQLPNHPIVVIPLVPDAKSFDKLMFVYEKHFKLSQDKLS; encoded by the coding sequence ATGAAAGAGATTCTATCTACAAAATCTAAACGTCAACTAGAATTAATGGAACTTCTAATTGACAATGAGTGGGTTAGTTTTAACATTGCTTCAATACAGTTAAGCGCCCCGGTTAAAACAATCAAAAGCGATTCTATGGAATTGAACACGATTTTTGCTCCTACTTCTATTGAAACCTCAAAAAAATACGGGATTCGATTGACAGTAGATCCTACATTTTCAAAAGCGATGATTTACCAAAAATTTTTAGTTAATAGCATTGAATTTCAATTAATCGAAAAAATTTTTTTACATAACTTTTCCACAATTAATGATTTAGCAGATGATCTCTATACGAGTATTTCTACCATTAAACGCCTTGTTTCTAGAATAAATCAAACACTTCAATTAAGCGGTTTTGTAATTAACCTAAAAAAAATGCAACTGGTTGGCGATGCTCATAGTATTTGTAATTTTATGGAATATTATTTTTGTGAAAAATATAGTGTATCAGAACGTTTACTGACACCTATACAATTAAATGTATTGGACAAAATTATTATGCATATATCCAATCAAGTATCTACATATCAGTCTATTAATGATATCGGATTTTCATCACTCAACCAGATTCGTTTTTCTGTGTTTACAGCAATCAACTTATTGAACAATAATGATGAAAATGTAATTAGTATAGATAAAAATTATACAGTCCCCTTTGGAGATAAATCGACTATCTACTATGAATTTTATCGTCAATTTGGTTTTGCCTTGTCTTCTTCTAATATAGATAAACTATTTTCCCTCTATTATAACGAAAACTTTGTCGCTTCTTACGATACATTAAAAAAACTTATTACAAAAAATAGACATCATTACTTAAAATATGAGAAAATTATTATTCTTATACAGAATTTGGAAAAAAGAATTGACTCTCAATGTTTCAGCTTCGAGAAAGTAGTCTTAGATTTGTATAACATAGAGTTTCAAGTAACTGGTCGTACACATATTTTATACGATCGAAATAAAGAATTTTATAATAACCTAAAAATCACTTACGGAAATTTTCCTGTGGAAATTACTGATTTTTTGAAAGCAATATTTTATAATAGTCCAAATAAAGATTGCCTAATTTATGAAGCTATTTTTATCTTATTTTCTAAGTATCCTGAGTTCTTACTTTGTCTTGAGCAAGCTACCCCAACTATGAAAGCTTGTCTTTTACTTAATACTGGAAGCTCTTATATGACCATGATTTCTAAACAAATCGCCTATTATTTAAAAGGACGGTTTAGCTGTACTCCTTTAAATATAACTTCTTTAGATGAATTAGAAAAATCTATTAACACATATGATTGCGTTATTACTAATATTCCAGATATACAATTACCTAACCACCCAATTGTCGTTATCCCCCTAGTACCAGACGCGAAGAGCTTCGATAAATTAATGTTTGTTTATGAAAAACATTTTAAATTATCACAAGATAAATTAAGTTAA
- a CDS encoding winged helix-turn-helix domain-containing protein, translating into MFNVKILKSNGLLNSNLCRELLSQDIHLDIVKKFDEEKRKKRIDAFIIEDNESKESIFEELMMIRKISNSLIILITSISSPAIRIAYFKLGVDIIFSKSTDTEELAVQLNKLLNRVTAIKSNNAEKERESICCLIKENRTFKSEKGEEISLTRLEYKLMELFTKNENRALSYEQISKYIWDVISPQKFYRVNNLVFHLREKIEEDSKHPQLIKTVRSNGYIFAKENFIEVSVDEIST; encoded by the coding sequence ATGTTCAACGTTAAAATATTGAAGAGTAATGGATTATTAAATAGTAATTTATGTAGAGAATTGTTATCACAGGATATTCATCTAGATATTGTGAAAAAATTTGATGAAGAAAAAAGAAAAAAAAGAATTGATGCATTTATCATTGAAGATAATGAAAGTAAAGAAAGTATTTTTGAAGAACTTATGATGATCAGAAAAATTTCAAATTCTCTGATTATTTTAATAACATCCATTTCTTCACCCGCAATAAGAATAGCATATTTTAAACTGGGAGTAGATATAATTTTTTCTAAATCAACTGATACAGAGGAACTAGCTGTTCAATTGAATAAGTTATTAAATCGAGTAACCGCGATTAAGAGTAATAACGCAGAAAAAGAAAGAGAGTCTATCTGTTGTTTAATAAAAGAAAATAGAACCTTTAAGTCTGAAAAAGGGGAAGAGATTTCTTTAACCCGATTAGAATATAAATTAATGGAATTATTTACCAAGAATGAAAATCGAGCTTTATCCTATGAGCAAATCAGTAAATACATATGGGATGTCATAAGCCCACAAAAATTTTATCGAGTAAATAATTTAGTTTTTCATTTAAGAGAAAAAATTGAGGAAGATAGTAAGCATCCTCAATTAATAAAAACAGTTCGTTCAAATGGATATATATTTGCCAAGGAAAATTTTATTGAAGTATCAGTTGACGAAATATCTACCTGA
- a CDS encoding rhodanese-like domain-containing protein, whose translation MFSFFKGNSITTSELQAKLETKPEVIDVREKNEFASGHIPGAKNIPLSKVTSYTKKGEEAVYVICQSGMRSRQAVKKLKAKGIGAINVKGGMSAWRGAVRGGKL comes from the coding sequence ATGTTTTCATTTTTTAAAGGAAATTCAATTACTACAAGTGAACTTCAAGCGAAACTAGAAACAAAACCAGAAGTGATCGATGTTCGAGAAAAAAACGAATTTGCATCTGGACATATACCTGGTGCCAAAAATATACCCCTAAGTAAAGTCACTTCTTATACTAAAAAAGGCGAAGAAGCTGTTTACGTAATTTGTCAATCCGGCATGAGAAGTCGACAAGCAGTCAAAAAATTAAAGGCTAAAGGAATCGGTGCAATCAACGTCAAAGGCGGCATGAGTGCTTGGCGTGGCGCTGTCAGAGGAGGAAAATTATAA
- a CDS encoding WxL domain-containing protein yields MIKKTEMLVIVGLFVFFILVFFSKVAVASEKEASGIPIVNQTDFNQAMTSKTNTDYYLANDLDVTIGTNLVVSTNKRIDLNGFQLNFLATGDGNNGGIILKGYQDFTEFKLYDSSPERTGKLYSKFNYNNGWAGGLIYDGAPNSQNQLATDGQNVNLIVTLQDLNVQSEGSFLNTYFSKGVLMKGKVDINVVYQGIRASNITAYGNPNDSNDPDNALVNSSTSYIGGAGAMADGAGAVNFALGFQGIQPPITGINSRMDERIFWVQKNATVMATSAATDTYGNVVANYRTIKIDGTLDIKTNMAPAFRSIASQNGGTTNTQMYLNTGSNTRVEVSSPNASFGVIYTYKMDINIDNPKLYDFIFLGNNGRFFYVYGAGGSSNIYHKNSNTGLWLNTQKGIGNPNKYWKSLDFTVNNLTESGLTVANSSDATFTTSVFNLNSSSRWSNNIFIPGISLDPDIALINNEYQLFNNKKEFSGQIDYFIANELEPDYSDSGILTLTIGSDKYTVNVADSKDSWTFPVDLSKYLNNTKATLTWSDKSYHTASVKLNIRNPLVTISSKATDDVTSISSTTVSGTADPGAYIRLSDTPVTDAVATVFDPKDNTIVSPIPDSENSDISSNYTIKADATGKYSYTLPSNKHFSAGTKIKVFAYLSGNRDSVYQTVIDATPPIGEGKDYHSVKGAAVPDPQSFVQNPTDSNPLKQDFTYAFSEENPVSTIEQMLATAGTYTVKVDLFDEAKNKTTITSMLIVHETGFQFNGEDLSIGTDILPEMTSEEIEAYILKNSNASANKIADGLIIDLTENIVVSDMGGLTSTSKAGTYVITLMVPKENVGGLEDEKKQVTFTVINKFASLTISFVNEIGEEIIPAISMEELIGETVDLTKEQSILDSIDSILQQKYQINERPVDEKAVLINPNGTSVQYKFYGTLSIESAPNTVDFGTSNVGIFPIKVEKATYEAPFIVWDNRAQLKSWTLTATLQQPLTNKADTTKILPGAIQFRKNSSVVESLEVNTAFAITTHTHSKSGSYDVSEQWQTGETGFQLEVPAGSVRKLGEYEATILWQLGDTP; encoded by the coding sequence ATGATTAAAAAAACAGAGATGCTAGTAATTGTAGGGTTATTTGTATTTTTTATTTTAGTGTTTTTCAGTAAAGTTGCTGTAGCCAGTGAAAAAGAGGCAAGCGGCATACCGATTGTTAACCAAACAGATTTTAACCAAGCAATGACCTCTAAAACAAATACAGATTACTACTTAGCGAATGATTTAGACGTGACAATTGGCACTAATTTAGTTGTTTCTACTAATAAAAGAATTGACTTGAATGGATTCCAATTAAATTTTTTAGCAACCGGAGATGGAAATAACGGAGGAATCATTTTAAAAGGATACCAAGACTTTACTGAATTTAAACTGTACGATAGTTCTCCTGAAAGAACAGGAAAACTGTATAGCAAATTCAACTACAATAACGGCTGGGCTGGTGGATTGATTTATGATGGTGCGCCCAACAGTCAAAATCAGTTAGCAACTGATGGTCAAAATGTGAATCTTATTGTGACGCTACAAGACTTAAATGTCCAATCAGAAGGCAGCTTTTTGAATACTTATTTTTCAAAAGGGGTTCTTATGAAAGGAAAGGTTGACATCAATGTGGTTTATCAGGGAATTAGAGCTAGTAATATTACTGCTTATGGGAATCCCAATGATAGCAATGATCCAGATAATGCGCTAGTCAATAGTAGTACTAGTTATATAGGCGGCGCTGGAGCTATGGCAGATGGCGCTGGAGCAGTAAATTTTGCATTAGGTTTTCAAGGAATCCAGCCCCCTATTACGGGTATTAACAGTCGGATGGATGAACGTATCTTTTGGGTTCAAAAAAATGCAACAGTTATGGCTACTTCTGCAGCGACAGATACGTATGGAAATGTTGTTGCCAACTACCGAACAATAAAGATAGATGGAACATTAGATATTAAGACAAACATGGCACCAGCCTTCAGAAGTATTGCTTCACAAAATGGAGGAACAACAAATACCCAGATGTACTTGAATACCGGTTCAAATACACGAGTCGAAGTCTCTAGTCCAAATGCTTCATTTGGGGTGATTTATACTTACAAAATGGATATTAATATTGACAACCCAAAATTGTATGATTTTATTTTTCTTGGGAATAATGGACGTTTTTTTTATGTATATGGTGCTGGTGGGAGTAGTAATATTTACCACAAAAACTCAAATACTGGCTTATGGTTAAATACGCAAAAAGGGATAGGGAATCCAAATAAGTACTGGAAGTCTTTAGATTTTACGGTGAATAATCTTACTGAGAGTGGTTTAACTGTAGCGAATTCTTCTGATGCAACTTTCACAACATCTGTTTTTAATCTTAATAGTAGCAGTCGCTGGAGTAATAATATTTTTATTCCAGGAATTAGTTTAGATCCTGATATAGCTTTGATAAATAACGAATACCAACTCTTCAATAATAAAAAAGAATTTTCAGGACAAATTGATTATTTCATTGCGAATGAACTTGAACCAGACTACTCAGATTCAGGAATTCTAACCCTAACGATAGGTTCTGATAAGTATACAGTCAATGTAGCAGATTCAAAAGACTCTTGGACATTTCCAGTGGATCTTAGTAAATATCTAAATAATACAAAAGCAACGTTAACATGGAGTGATAAATCCTATCACACGGCGAGTGTAAAGCTAAATATTCGTAACCCATTAGTGACAATTTCAAGTAAAGCAACAGATGATGTTACATCAATAAGCTCAACAACGGTTTCAGGGACTGCAGATCCAGGTGCCTACATTCGTTTATCTGATACACCGGTAACTGACGCAGTTGCTACTGTATTTGATCCAAAGGATAATACAATTGTAAGTCCAATTCCTGATTCAGAGAATTCGGATATATCGAGTAATTATACAATTAAAGCTGATGCAACTGGAAAATATTCCTATACTTTACCCAGCAATAAACATTTCTCTGCTGGGACAAAAATAAAGGTTTTTGCTTATTTATCTGGCAATAGAGATTCTGTGTATCAAACAGTGATAGATGCAACACCACCAATTGGAGAAGGGAAAGATTATCATAGCGTAAAGGGGGCAGCTGTTCCAGATCCACAAAGCTTTGTTCAAAACCCAACCGATAGCAATCCGCTGAAACAAGACTTTACGTATGCTTTTTCGGAAGAAAATCCAGTTTCTACTATAGAGCAGATGCTAGCCACAGCTGGAACATACACGGTAAAAGTGGATCTGTTTGATGAAGCAAAAAACAAAACAACTATTACCTCTATGCTGATTGTTCATGAAACAGGATTCCAGTTTAACGGAGAAGATTTGTCTATTGGTACGGATATTTTACCTGAAATGACAAGCGAAGAAATAGAAGCTTATATTCTAAAAAACAGCAATGCTTCCGCAAATAAAATAGCAGATGGCTTAATTATTGATTTAACAGAGAATATTGTGGTGTCAGATATGGGCGGACTAACCTCAACATCAAAAGCTGGAACTTATGTAATCACATTAATGGTGCCAAAAGAAAATGTTGGTGGTTTAGAAGATGAGAAAAAACAAGTCACGTTTACTGTCATTAACAAGTTTGCGAGCCTTACGATTTCTTTTGTTAACGAAATCGGCGAAGAAATTATACCGGCCATATCTATGGAAGAATTGATTGGTGAGACGGTAGATTTAACCAAAGAGCAAAGCATACTTGATAGTATAGACTCGATTTTACAACAGAAATATCAAATAAATGAGCGACCAGTAGATGAAAAAGCTGTTTTAATAAACCCAAATGGAACCAGCGTACAATATAAGTTTTATGGAACATTATCGATTGAATCTGCACCAAACACGGTGGATTTTGGCACGAGTAACGTAGGAATTTTTCCCATTAAAGTTGAAAAAGCAACTTACGAAGCGCCATTTATTGTTTGGGACAATCGGGCTCAATTAAAAAGCTGGACACTAACGGCCACTTTACAACAGCCATTAACAAATAAAGCAGATACAACTAAAATTTTGCCGGGAGCTATTCAATTTAGAAAGAATTCATCTGTTGTTGAATCCTTAGAAGTCAATACGGCTTTCGCAATCACTACGCATACTCATAGCAAATCCGGTTCATACGATGTTAGTGAACAGTGGCAAACTGGTGAAACGGGCTTTCAGTTAGAAGTTCCTGCAGGAAGCGTCAGAAAATTGGGCGAATATGAAGCTACAATTCTTTGGCAACTCGGGGATACGCCCTGA
- a CDS encoding metal-sensitive transcriptional regulator: protein MACDPKLANRLKRSEGQIRGILKMMDEGKDCREVVTQLMAVRSSIDKVIGLVVTENLKQCMEDESIDLTSEDMAKALEMIVKTR from the coding sequence ATGGCGTGTGATCCTAAGTTAGCGAATCGATTAAAACGTTCGGAAGGACAAATTCGCGGGATTTTAAAAATGATGGATGAAGGAAAAGATTGCCGAGAAGTGGTCACACAGTTGATGGCTGTTCGATCAAGCATTGATAAAGTAATCGGGCTTGTTGTAACTGAAAATCTGAAACAATGTATGGAAGACGAAAGTATCGATCTAACTAGTGAAGATATGGCAAAAGCGTTGGAAATGATCGTCAAAACAAGATAA
- a CDS encoding helix-turn-helix domain-containing protein, whose translation MEGLLSSSERKELQLFQLTIQSDDFVSINQLKELLHSSISNVWRIVNKLAETYPNYVELIKHKQLGIKFVELDPSQDTYLLIRSDYLKRNMNFILLDALFHEEFDSVQEFCETYYISVGAFYKKKKELDTMLEQNKLIIDTKNFRIYSHNDLYVRDFFYYVYWETFKTVEWPFKLIDKPELTSVLFTFLSNHTIELNTLEKEQVLYRFAIMFTRVRKRHFFNKSILNKLIPPELSAFLSKLNDWLMNYIPKEQIEDEVFYLSFLIISNYSSAYINLPISEHYLASYFGSIDSIEWQLTINFFEQLRIVFPDQQLELENNVHELVHIMHIHVYSTFFDHSYIPSSIPHYLEEISSLSQDAAMKIIETIDLAKHPQNTNYLKYYYSLFIESYFTFKKVNIALDMSSDRMSANRIKNRLLTIFKDNISFVDHLDCDSESINLVISDTSVYSTSKVFIIKHPYSEKSFKLLKDYIMEVFFKLNK comes from the coding sequence ATGGAAGGTTTACTAAGTTCGAGTGAGAGAAAAGAATTACAACTATTTCAACTCACTATACAGTCCGATGATTTTGTCTCAATCAATCAATTAAAAGAATTACTACATTCTTCTATAAGTAATGTTTGGCGGATCGTTAATAAGTTAGCTGAAACTTACCCAAATTACGTAGAGCTTATTAAGCATAAGCAATTGGGTATTAAATTTGTTGAACTTGATCCTTCGCAAGATACATACCTTTTAATTAGAAGTGATTATCTCAAAAGAAATATGAATTTTATTTTACTAGATGCCCTTTTTCATGAGGAATTTGATTCTGTTCAAGAATTTTGTGAGACTTATTATATCTCAGTAGGCGCTTTTTATAAGAAGAAAAAAGAGTTGGATACCATGCTTGAACAAAATAAACTTATTATTGATACTAAAAATTTTCGAATTTATTCTCACAATGATTTGTATGTTAGAGATTTTTTTTATTACGTTTATTGGGAAACATTTAAAACGGTGGAATGGCCATTTAAATTAATCGATAAACCAGAGTTGACTAGTGTTTTATTTACATTTTTGAGCAACCATACTATTGAACTGAATACTTTAGAAAAAGAACAAGTACTTTATCGCTTTGCAATTATGTTTACAAGAGTGAGAAAAAGACATTTTTTCAACAAATCAATCTTAAATAAATTAATCCCACCTGAATTATCAGCTTTTTTGAGCAAGCTAAATGATTGGCTGATGAATTACATTCCTAAAGAACAGATTGAGGATGAAGTTTTTTATTTATCATTTTTAATTATCTCTAATTATTCAAGCGCTTATATCAATTTACCGATATCAGAACACTATTTAGCTAGCTATTTTGGTTCCATTGACTCCATTGAGTGGCAGTTGACTATTAATTTTTTTGAGCAATTGAGAATTGTTTTTCCAGATCAACAATTGGAACTAGAGAATAACGTTCATGAATTGGTTCACATAATGCACATCCACGTTTATTCTACCTTTTTTGACCATTCCTACATTCCCTCTTCTATTCCTCATTATTTAGAGGAAATTTCGTCATTGAGTCAGGATGCTGCGATGAAGATAATTGAAACCATTGATTTAGCTAAGCATCCACAAAATACGAACTATTTAAAATACTACTATAGTTTATTCATTGAAAGTTACTTCACTTTTAAAAAGGTAAATATTGCTTTAGACATGTCTTCAGATCGAATGTCAGCAAATCGAATAAAGAATAGATTACTAACTATTTTCAAAGATAATATATCTTTTGTAGATCACTTAGACTGTGATAGTGAGTCAATCAACCTTGTGATTAGCGATACTTCGGTCTATTCAACTTCAAAAGTCTTCATTATTAAGCATCCATACTCTGAAAAAAGTTTCAAATTACTAAAAGACTATATTATGGAAGTTTTTTTTAAGTTAAATAAATAA